The following proteins come from a genomic window of Mariniflexile sp. TRM1-10:
- a CDS encoding SGNH/GDSL hydrolase family protein gives MKTKIMNTKYIWLLIILLGFTACNDIEDVSRLEEEVELPELTAGSADFSNYVAIGASFTSGFTDNALFKAAQENSFPNILSQQFEKVGGGTFTQPLTSDNYGGLAAAGSRLPGFDPRLVFGGAGPVPLESVIGPVTVSTDIAINKPTGPFNNMGVPGAKSYHLLFDGYGNIANLATKTANPYFVRMASSATATVLGDAMAQSPTFFTLSEIGGNDVLGYAISGGDGSNTITPSAGNVGVGFDATFGYLVTTLTSGGAKGVVTNVPYVKDLPHFTTVPYKPLSPTNPAFGPQIATLNGIFGQLNQVFAFLGVPERSIIFSTTAASPVVIKDENLTNLSAQITAVLNASPTFPAFVQSFGLPAQAAPNVAALFGLTYGQARQAKETDLLVLPSSSVIGTVNMDSVAFLMSQGLPQTLAGQFSAEGITLPLADKWVLTPEEQQEIKDATDAYNATIASVANSNPNVALVDLNNILQEATANGVVFDNYTMRTKLVTGGAIGLDGIHLTARGYAYLANKFLEKIDEAFGSNFIASGNVAKAGDYPTNYSPTLN, from the coding sequence ATGAAAACTAAAATAATGAATACAAAATATATATGGCTGTTAATAATCCTATTAGGGTTTACAGCATGTAACGATATTGAAGATGTTAGCAGGCTTGAAGAAGAAGTTGAATTACCTGAGTTAACTGCTGGTTCTGCCGATTTTTCAAACTATGTCGCCATAGGAGCATCGTTTACTTCTGGTTTTACCGATAATGCTTTATTTAAAGCTGCCCAAGAAAATTCATTTCCAAATATATTATCCCAACAATTTGAAAAAGTTGGAGGTGGCACTTTTACACAACCCTTAACAAGTGATAATTATGGTGGTTTAGCAGCAGCAGGTTCGAGATTACCTGGTTTTGACCCAAGATTGGTTTTTGGAGGTGCTGGACCAGTTCCTTTGGAATCTGTAATAGGTCCTGTAACCGTGAGCACAGATATTGCTATAAATAAACCAACAGGTCCTTTTAACAATATGGGCGTTCCTGGTGCTAAAAGTTATCATTTACTGTTTGACGGTTATGGTAATATTGCAAATTTAGCAACTAAAACCGCTAATCCTTACTTTGTAAGAATGGCATCAAGCGCAACAGCTACTGTTTTAGGAGATGCTATGGCACAAAGCCCCACATTTTTTACATTATCAGAAATTGGAGGAAATGATGTTTTAGGGTATGCAATTTCTGGTGGTGATGGTTCAAATACAATAACACCAAGTGCAGGAAATGTTGGTGTAGGCTTTGATGCTACTTTTGGTTATTTAGTTACCACCTTAACGTCAGGTGGCGCAAAAGGCGTAGTAACCAATGTTCCTTATGTAAAAGACCTACCTCATTTTACAACCGTTCCTTATAAGCCTTTAAGTCCAACGAACCCAGCTTTTGGTCCACAAATAGCTACTCTGAATGGTATTTTTGGTCAATTAAATCAGGTGTTTGCTTTTCTTGGAGTTCCAGAACGTTCCATTATTTTTTCTACAACAGCTGCTAGTCCCGTTGTTATAAAGGACGAAAATTTAACAAATTTATCTGCTCAGATTACGGCTGTATTAAATGCAAGTCCAACATTTCCAGCATTTGTACAATCATTTGGTTTACCTGCTCAAGCAGCTCCAAATGTTGCTGCTTTATTTGGACTAACTTACGGACAAGCAAGACAAGCTAAAGAGACAGATTTACTAGTACTTCCAAGTAGTTCGGTAATTGGAACTGTTAATATGGACTCGGTTGCTTTTTTAATGTCCCAAGGTTTACCACAAACTTTAGCAGGTCAATTTTCTGCAGAAGGCATAACACTTCCTTTAGCTGACAAATGGGTTTTGACCCCAGAAGAGCAGCAAGAAATTAAAGATGCGACTGATGCCTATAATGCCACAATTGCATCGGTTGCAAACTCAAACCCTAATGTTGCTTTAGTAGATTTAAATAACATTCTTCAAGAAGCAACAGCCAACGGAGTTGTTTTTGATAATTATACTATGAGAACAAAACTAGTTACAGGCGGAGCAATAGGTTTAGATGGTATACATTTAACAGCAAGAGGCTACGCTTATTTAGCTAATAAATTTCTAGAAAAAATAGATGAAGCTTTTGGTTCGAACTTTATCGCATCAGGGAATGTTGCGAAAGCAGGAGACTATCCAACAAATTATTCTCCAACCTTAAATTAA
- a CDS encoding TonB-dependent receptor: MKTILPFFLLFFCGFVNSQTVITGSVVDDNNQPIPGANVIVVGTSTGTVTDFDGNFTLTFSQAPPFSVRASSVGFETMTIQVTSNNQKLNFVLKEGTSLDEVVISASRTPERIFESPVTVERLGLQEIKNTASADFYDSLENLKGVDINTNSLTFKSINTRGFATFANNRFMQLVDGMDNSSPALNFPLGNLVGMTETDILSVELLPGASSALYGANAFNGILFMRSKNPFDYQGISTSLKRGITSQKAAGDNPYTDVSFRAAHKFSNKFAGKINFGYLKGTDWTATSEVDNDMVGGSRETNINYNGVNVYGDEVSTNINGVAITLEGLGILPTGASALVPSVNVSRTGYNERDLTDYNAESVKADWGLYYRPWENDFEISYVGKVGTGSTIYQGTNRYSINGFFQQQHKLELKNDNFFLRGYVVSDKAGDSYDMVFTGININRAWKDDPTWFGQYAGTYVQATLGGATDAQAHAAARAVAETGRFLPGSDDFIAAFNKSISDPDLSTGSKFQDASKYYHADGNYNFSHLIDVADIQVGGSYRQYSLNSSGTIYTDKDGPIDYSEFGVYTQIQKDLELTEALELKLTGSIRYDKSEFFDGFFSPRISAGLTVNKNHNIRASVQTGFRNPTTQDLFIGLDAGRAILVGAAPSNLDRYVRTFNVSGGGQLLGQPATITQTGRVAYENSYTRNALETLQATGNPAVLADPDAIANPSLVKPEQVSSAEVGYRGKLNKVIIDFSAYYNKYKDFISQEVVVAPYYGSVGDNTLSVAAIANGDYQVYSTYTNSPADVNSYGASIGLSTKVFGDFDLSGSYTYAKLDFDQAKYPDFTTNFNTPEHKFKASFGNTELFKNFGFNVSYRFSDDYFWEATFGNGVVPEFHVVDAQINLLVPSMKSIFKAGATNLTGKEYYTAYGTGYIGSMYYVSWTINNL, translated from the coding sequence ATGAAGACAATCCTCCCTTTTTTTCTTTTGTTTTTTTGTGGCTTTGTTAATTCCCAAACGGTAATTACGGGGTCTGTTGTAGATGATAACAATCAACCCATTCCTGGTGCAAATGTTATTGTAGTAGGAACCTCAACAGGTACCGTTACGGATTTTGATGGAAATTTTACATTAACTTTTAGTCAAGCCCCGCCTTTTAGCGTTCGAGCCAGTAGCGTTGGTTTTGAAACAATGACCATACAAGTGACTTCTAATAATCAAAAGTTAAACTTCGTTCTTAAAGAAGGAACTTCATTGGATGAAGTAGTTATTTCTGCTTCAAGAACGCCAGAGCGTATTTTTGAATCGCCAGTTACAGTAGAGCGTTTAGGACTTCAAGAAATTAAAAACACGGCTTCCGCCGATTTTTATGATAGCTTGGAAAACCTGAAAGGGGTCGATATAAACACAAACAGTTTAACTTTCAAGTCTATTAATACGCGTGGTTTCGCAACATTTGCTAATAACCGTTTTATGCAATTGGTTGACGGTATGGATAACTCCTCACCAGCGTTAAATTTTCCTTTAGGAAACTTAGTTGGAATGACTGAAACGGATATTTTAAGTGTTGAATTGCTGCCAGGTGCGTCGTCTGCGCTGTATGGTGCCAATGCCTTTAATGGTATTTTGTTTATGCGAAGCAAGAATCCTTTTGATTATCAAGGTATTAGTACATCCTTAAAAAGAGGTATCACTTCGCAAAAAGCAGCGGGAGACAATCCATATACCGATGTAAGTTTCCGTGCTGCACATAAGTTTAGCAACAAATTTGCAGGTAAAATTAATTTTGGATACCTAAAGGGAACCGATTGGACTGCAACTAGCGAAGTAGATAACGACATGGTTGGTGGCTCTAGAGAAACAAATATAAATTACAATGGTGTAAATGTATATGGCGATGAAGTTTCAACAAATATAAATGGTGTTGCCATAACTTTAGAAGGTCTAGGGATTTTACCCACCGGTGCGAGTGCGCTTGTGCCTTCGGTTAATGTTAGTAGAACAGGTTATAATGAACGCGACTTAACAGACTATAATGCAGAAAGCGTTAAAGCCGACTGGGGATTGTATTATAGACCTTGGGAAAATGATTTTGAAATATCTTATGTAGGCAAAGTCGGTACAGGGTCAACGATATATCAAGGAACCAATAGATACAGTATTAATGGGTTTTTTCAACAACAACATAAACTAGAACTTAAGAATGACAATTTCTTTTTAAGAGGTTACGTGGTTAGTGACAAAGCTGGTGATTCCTACGACATGGTGTTCACAGGTATCAATATTAATAGGGCATGGAAAGACGATCCAACGTGGTTTGGGCAATATGCAGGAACTTATGTGCAAGCTACCCTTGGCGGTGCAACCGATGCCCAAGCACATGCCGCGGCTAGAGCCGTTGCCGAAACAGGGCGTTTTTTGCCTGGTTCTGATGATTTTATAGCTGCTTTCAATAAAAGCATTAGTGATCCAGACTTATCTACGGGATCAAAGTTTCAAGACGCCTCTAAATATTATCATGCCGACGGAAATTATAATTTTAGCCATTTGATAGATGTTGCCGATATTCAAGTGGGTGGTTCTTACAGACAATATAGCTTGAATTCTTCTGGAACTATTTATACCGATAAAGATGGTCCTATTGATTATTCCGAGTTTGGTGTATACACTCAAATCCAAAAAGATTTAGAGCTAACCGAAGCTTTAGAATTAAAGCTAACAGGTTCCATACGATACGATAAATCGGAATTTTTTGATGGCTTCTTTTCTCCAAGAATTTCTGCAGGTTTGACGGTTAATAAAAATCATAATATAAGGGCTTCTGTGCAAACAGGCTTTAGAAATCCAACCACTCAAGATTTATTTATTGGGTTAGATGCGGGTAGAGCCATATTAGTTGGAGCAGCGCCTAGTAATTTAGATCGCTATGTTAGGACTTTTAATGTTAGTGGTGGCGGCCAACTTTTAGGACAACCAGCTACCATTACACAAACCGGTCGGGTGGCTTATGAAAACTCATATACAAGAAATGCTTTGGAAACACTTCAAGCAACTGGAAATCCCGCTGTTTTAGCAGACCCCGATGCCATTGCAAACCCAAGTTTGGTAAAACCAGAACAAGTGTCCTCGGCAGAAGTGGGTTACAGAGGAAAGTTAAACAAAGTAATTATAGATTTTAGTGCTTATTATAATAAATATAAAGATTTTATTTCTCAAGAAGTTGTGGTAGCACCTTATTATGGTAGCGTTGGAGATAACACCTTATCGGTTGCTGCAATAGCAAATGGGGACTACCAAGTATATAGCACATATACTAACTCACCTGCAGATGTAAACTCATACGGCGCTTCCATTGGATTGTCAACTAAAGTATTTGGGGATTTTGATTTAAGCGGCAGTTATACCTATGCTAAATTAGATTTTGATCAAGCGAAATACCCGGATTTTACAACAAACTTTAATACGCCCGAGCATAAATTTAAGGCCTCTTTTGGCAATACGGAATTGTTTAAAAACTTCGGCTTTAATGTATCTTATAGATTTAGTGACGATTATTTTTGGGAAGCAACATTTGGCAATGGTGTTGTGCCAGAATTCCATGTAGTTGATGCCCAAATTAACTTATTAGTGCCTAGTATGAAATCCATATTCAAAGCAGGTGCTACAAACCTAACAGGAAAAGAATACTATACCGCATATGGAACAGGCTATATAGGTTCTATGTATTATGTTTCTTGGACAATTAACAACTTATAA
- the glmS gene encoding glutamine--fructose-6-phosphate transaminase (isomerizing) encodes MCGIVGYIGTREAYPIIIEGLKRLEYRGYDSAGIALFDGTDLKVCKTKGKVSDLEARSDKEITKHGNLGIGHTRWATHGVPNDVNSHPHLSNSGDLVIIHNGIIENYESLKQELISRGFTFKSDTDTEVLINLIEDVKNQENVKLGKAVQIALNQVVGAYAIAVFDKTKPEEIVIARLGSPLAVGVGEDEFFIASDASPFLEYTKNAIYLEDEEMAIIRFHKGIKVRKIKDDSIVPAYVQELQMNLEQIEKGGYEHFMLKEIHEQPKAITDTYRGRLLRNEAIIKMAGVEDNMKKFLNANRIIIVACGTSWHAGLVAEYIFEDLARIPVEVEYASEFRYRNPVITENDVVIAISQSGETADTLAAIKLAKSKGAFVFGVCNVVGSSIARETDAGAYTHAGPEIGVASTKAFTTQITVLTLMALRLARAKGTISSSDFRQHLLELELIPKKVEQALESDAHIRMIADIYKDSRNCLYLGRGFNFPVALEGALKLKEISYIHAEGYPAAEMKHGPIALIDENMPIVVIATRKGHYEKVVSNIQEIKSRKGKIIGIVTEGDTQVRDLADHVIEVPDTLESLSPLLTTIPLQLLSYHIAVLLGKNVDQPRNLAKSVTVE; translated from the coding sequence ATGTGTGGAATTGTAGGATATATAGGAACTAGAGAGGCTTACCCAATTATAATTGAAGGCCTCAAGCGATTAGAATATAGAGGTTATGACAGTGCAGGGATCGCACTTTTTGATGGCACCGACCTTAAAGTTTGTAAAACAAAAGGTAAGGTTTCAGATTTAGAAGCGCGTTCAGATAAAGAAATAACAAAACATGGCAATTTAGGTATTGGGCATACAAGATGGGCAACCCATGGTGTTCCCAACGATGTTAACTCGCACCCACACCTTTCAAATTCTGGCGATTTAGTTATTATTCATAATGGTATTATTGAAAATTACGAATCTTTAAAGCAAGAATTGATTTCTAGAGGGTTTACATTTAAATCGGATACAGATACCGAAGTTTTAATAAATTTAATTGAAGACGTAAAAAATCAAGAAAACGTAAAGCTTGGTAAAGCAGTACAAATTGCACTAAATCAAGTTGTTGGTGCGTATGCCATTGCCGTTTTTGATAAAACCAAACCAGAAGAAATTGTTATTGCCCGTTTAGGAAGTCCATTAGCAGTAGGCGTTGGTGAAGACGAATTTTTTATTGCAAGTGATGCCTCTCCTTTTTTAGAATATACCAAAAATGCCATCTATTTAGAAGATGAAGAAATGGCTATTATTAGATTTCATAAAGGCATAAAAGTTAGAAAAATTAAAGATGATTCTATCGTGCCAGCCTATGTTCAAGAACTTCAAATGAATCTTGAGCAAATTGAAAAAGGTGGATACGAGCATTTTATGCTGAAGGAGATCCACGAACAACCAAAAGCCATTACAGATACTTACAGAGGACGTCTTTTAAGAAACGAAGCCATTATAAAAATGGCAGGTGTTGAAGATAACATGAAAAAATTCCTCAATGCCAACCGTATCATAATTGTAGCTTGTGGTACCTCATGGCATGCCGGTTTAGTAGCAGAATACATTTTTGAAGATTTAGCAAGAATCCCTGTTGAAGTTGAATACGCTTCAGAGTTTAGATATAGAAACCCTGTAATTACTGAAAATGATGTTGTAATCGCCATTTCACAATCTGGAGAAACCGCCGATACCTTAGCAGCTATAAAATTAGCAAAATCCAAAGGCGCCTTTGTTTTTGGAGTTTGTAATGTTGTAGGTTCATCTATTGCCAGAGAAACCGATGCTGGAGCTTATACACATGCGGGGCCGGAAATTGGTGTGGCTTCAACAAAAGCTTTTACAACGCAAATAACGGTTTTAACTTTAATGGCGTTGCGTTTAGCAAGAGCGAAAGGCACTATTAGTAGTTCAGACTTCAGACAACATTTATTGGAATTAGAATTAATTCCTAAAAAAGTAGAACAAGCATTAGAATCGGATGCACATATTAGAATGATTGCTGATATTTACAAAGACTCTCGTAATTGTTTATACTTGGGAAGAGGCTTTAATTTTCCAGTAGCATTAGAAGGTGCTTTAAAATTAAAAGAGATTTCTTATATACACGCTGAAGGTTACCCTGCTGCCGAAATGAAACATGGTCCTATTGCTCTAATTGACGAAAACATGCCTATTGTTGTTATCGCAACCAGGAAAGGACATTATGAAAAAGTAGTAAGTAACATTCAGGAAATAAAATCAAGAAAAGGAAAAATCATAGGTATTGTTACCGAAGGTGATACTCAGGTTAGAGATCTTGCAGACCACGTTATTGAAGTTCCTGACACTTTAGAATCTTTATCTCCGTTATTAACTACTATTCCGCTTCAACTATTATCATACCATATAGCGGTATTATTAGGTAAAAATGTAGATCAACCACGTAACTTAGCTAAATCTGTTACTGTAGAGTAG
- a CDS encoding DUF4270 domain-containing protein, translated as MKKTIKALKFPVVFLFTFSSFIACDKDFSVVESDVLGDKNLNFGTDVDSLQIAAYNKKLEAIQINGLSSNLLGVYNDLAYGQTIASIITQITPTTFSPDFGENTVIDSVVLTIPYFSRITGTDTDGNTTYTILDSLYGKKSNKSIKPFKLTIYQNNYFLRDFDPSASLDQRQKYYSKADRSINATDNFALNGTSVINFDEHKGATVYSKLSFTPNSNPVKTTTDKGTDEAVTTRSAPALREKLDASFWETAILDREDDVVLSSASEFNNYFRGLYFKAEAIGADGSMVLLNLASTNANITIYYSKDSTVEGERTQATYVLNFTGNILNTFINDYSSVPLQDGDETLGDETLYLKGAEGSMAVVDLFSGDNALEDFLNSYRVPLGNGEYKKDSNGNYILKRLINDAQLLVYEDDLMPTYGVDEKGNAYHKYDRIYAYDLENNIPLIDYNYDPSKGNTASPYNSTFFHLGQRKTDDTDAVKYKIHLTEHLNNILLRDSTNTKIGLVLSSNVNVVNNAKILNSAGDVTNVPATSIITPRGTILHGTNSAVPDNRKMKLKIFFTEPK; from the coding sequence ATGAAGAAGACCATTAAAGCCCTTAAATTCCCTGTTGTTTTTTTATTTACTTTTTCATCTTTTATTGCTTGCGATAAAGATTTTTCGGTGGTAGAAAGCGATGTGCTTGGAGATAAAAATTTAAATTTTGGAACAGATGTAGATAGCCTTCAAATTGCTGCCTATAATAAAAAACTTGAAGCTATTCAAATTAATGGCTTATCTTCAAATCTGTTAGGTGTTTATAACGACCTCGCTTATGGGCAAACCATAGCAAGTATTATAACGCAAATAACACCAACTACCTTTAGTCCAGATTTTGGTGAGAACACCGTAATTGACTCTGTTGTTTTAACCATTCCATATTTTAGTAGAATAACAGGAACAGATACCGATGGTAATACTACTTATACTATTTTAGATTCTTTATATGGTAAAAAATCAAATAAAAGTATTAAACCTTTTAAATTGACCATTTATCAAAATAATTATTTCTTAAGGGATTTTGACCCAAGCGCAAGCTTGGATCAAAGACAAAAATACTATTCAAAAGCAGACAGAAGCATCAACGCTACCGATAATTTTGCATTAAATGGTACGTCTGTTATAAATTTTGATGAGCATAAAGGGGCTACTGTTTACTCAAAGCTATCGTTTACACCTAATAGTAATCCTGTTAAAACCACTACAGATAAAGGAACTGATGAAGCAGTTACAACCCGATCTGCACCCGCTTTAAGAGAAAAATTAGATGCTTCGTTTTGGGAAACTGCCATATTAGATAGAGAAGATGATGTCGTATTAAGTAGTGCTAGCGAATTTAATAACTATTTTAGAGGGCTGTATTTTAAAGCTGAAGCTATTGGTGCTGATGGTAGTATGGTTTTATTAAATTTAGCATCTACCAATGCCAATATTACCATTTATTACTCCAAAGATTCTACTGTTGAAGGTGAAAGAACACAAGCGACCTATGTATTAAACTTTACTGGAAATATTTTAAACACCTTTATTAATGACTATAGTTCTGTGCCATTACAAGATGGCGACGAAACTTTAGGTGACGAAACACTTTATTTAAAGGGTGCCGAAGGCTCTATGGCTGTTGTGGATTTGTTTAGCGGTGACAATGCTTTAGAAGATTTTTTAAACAGTTACAGAGTGCCTCTTGGTAACGGAGAATACAAAAAAGACAGTAATGGCAACTACATTTTAAAACGTTTAATAAACGATGCCCAATTACTTGTTTATGAAGACGACTTAATGCCCACCTATGGCGTAGATGAAAAAGGGAACGCTTATCATAAGTATGATAGAATTTACGCATACGACCTAGAAAATAATATCCCGCTTATTGATTATAATTACGATCCCAGTAAAGGAAATACTGCTTCGCCTTACAATTCTACATTTTTTCATTTAGGGCAACGTAAAACCGATGACACAGATGCGGTAAAATACAAAATTCATTTAACCGAGCATTTAAATAATATTTTACTTAGAGATTCAACCAACACCAAAATAGGATTGGTATTATCTAGTAATGTAAATGTAGTTAATAACGCTAAAATTTTAAATAGTGCGGGTGATGTTACCAATGTACCAGCTACATCTATAATCACCCCAAGAGGTACTATTTTACATGGAACCAATTCAGCAGTTCCTGATAACAGAAAAATGAAATTAAAGATATTTTTTACGGAGCCTAAATAA
- a CDS encoding glycogen/starch synthase, producing MKDKRILYVSSEVVPYLPETEISSMSFEAPRLVNQQGGQIRIFMPRYGNINERRHQLHEVIRLSGINLVINDLDMPLIIKVASIPKERIQVYFIDNDEYFKRKATLTDEDGNLFADNDERAIFFAKGVIETVKKLNWSPDVIHVHGWLASLLPIYLKEYYKDEPLFTESKIVTSVYNQSFNNTLNKDMFNKVKFDNLNEDSIKVLEEPSYVNLMKVAIDYSDALIVGSEDIPKELETYLKASNKPVLEYKSKDEFGEAYKTFFNTSVLS from the coding sequence ATGAAAGATAAGAGGATATTATATGTATCATCTGAAGTAGTGCCTTATTTACCAGAAACCGAAATTTCTTCAATGTCTTTTGAAGCGCCAAGATTGGTGAATCAACAAGGTGGTCAAATTAGGATTTTCATGCCTCGATACGGCAATATAAACGAACGAAGACATCAATTACACGAAGTTATTAGACTTTCTGGAATAAATTTAGTGATAAACGATTTAGATATGCCGCTTATTATTAAAGTAGCGTCTATTCCCAAAGAGCGCATTCAAGTTTATTTTATTGATAATGATGAATACTTTAAAAGAAAAGCAACCCTAACAGATGAAGATGGCAATTTATTTGCCGATAACGACGAGCGTGCTATCTTTTTTGCAAAAGGTGTTATTGAAACGGTTAAGAAATTAAATTGGTCGCCCGATGTTATTCATGTCCATGGGTGGTTAGCCTCTTTATTGCCTATTTACCTTAAAGAATACTACAAAGACGAACCTTTATTTACCGAAAGTAAAATAGTAACTTCAGTATACAATCAAAGTTTTAACAATACGTTAAATAAAGATATGTTTAATAAAGTTAAATTTGACAATCTTAATGAAGATTCTATTAAAGTTCTTGAAGAACCATCCTATGTTAACTTAATGAAAGTTGCTATTGATTATTCGGATGCTTTAATAGTAGGATCGGAAGATATTCCAAAAGAGTTAGAAACCTATTTAAAAGCGTCAAATAAACCCGTTTTAGAATATAAAAGTAAAGATGAATTTGGTGAAGCTTACAAAACATTTTTTAATACCAGCGTTTTAAGCTAA
- the panC gene encoding pantoate--beta-alanine ligase — MKVYTEKQQIIAAIDAFKEKNQTLGLVPTMGALHKGHLALVKKALKNNDKVVVSIFVNPTQFDNKEDLIKYPRTLERDIELLSSINKDAILVYAPSIDDIYEGNTISETFEFDGLEFEMEGKFRTGHFDGVGTIVKRLFSIIKPDNAYFGEKDFQQLAIIKKLVEKYHIPVNIVPCPISREASGLAMSSRNTRLKPNYKEAAPFIYKTLTTAKAYFGTKSANKVSQWVEKQFESHDLLKLEYFIIADASTLKTINRKTKNKKYRAFIAVYADDIRLIDNIALN; from the coding sequence GTGAAGGTTTACACAGAAAAACAACAAATTATAGCTGCAATTGATGCTTTTAAAGAAAAAAATCAAACTTTAGGATTGGTTCCAACCATGGGTGCATTGCATAAAGGGCACTTAGCTTTGGTAAAAAAAGCATTAAAAAACAATGACAAGGTTGTAGTTAGTATTTTTGTTAATCCAACACAATTTGACAATAAAGAAGATTTAATAAAATATCCCAGAACATTAGAGCGGGATATAGAATTACTTAGTTCTATAAATAAAGATGCTATTTTAGTTTACGCACCTTCTATTGATGACATATACGAAGGAAACACAATCTCTGAAACCTTTGAGTTTGATGGCTTGGAGTTTGAAATGGAAGGCAAATTTAGAACCGGGCATTTTGATGGTGTGGGAACCATCGTAAAACGCCTGTTCAGCATTATAAAACCCGACAATGCTTATTTTGGTGAAAAAGATTTTCAGCAATTAGCTATTATAAAAAAGTTAGTTGAAAAATATCATATTCCAGTCAACATTGTACCATGTCCTATATCTAGAGAAGCGTCTGGTTTAGCAATGAGTTCCCGCAACACCCGACTAAAACCAAATTATAAAGAAGCAGCACCTTTTATTTATAAAACATTAACAACTGCCAAAGCTTATTTTGGCACAAAAAGTGCTAATAAAGTCTCGCAATGGGTTGAAAAACAGTTTGAAAGCCATGATTTATTAAAGTTAGAATACTTTATTATTGCAGATGCTTCAACCTTAAAAACGATAAACCGTAAGACGAAAAACAAAAAATATAGAGCGTTTATTGCCGTGTATGCCGATGATATTAGGTTAATAGACAACATAGCTCTAAATTAA
- the panD gene encoding aspartate 1-decarboxylase — protein sequence MQIQVVKSKIHRVKCTGAELNYIGSITIDEDLMEAANIIQGEKVQIVNNDNGERLETYCIPGPRNSGEITLNGAAARKVAVGDTLILITYAFMDIEEAKVFKPSLVFPDEATNLLK from the coding sequence ATGCAAATACAAGTAGTAAAATCTAAAATTCACAGAGTAAAATGCACCGGTGCAGAACTTAACTACATAGGAAGTATTACTATTGATGAAGATTTAATGGAAGCAGCCAATATCATTCAAGGAGAAAAAGTTCAAATTGTAAATAACGACAATGGTGAACGTTTAGAAACCTATTGCATTCCAGGACCACGAAACAGTGGTGAAATCACACTAAATGGTGCTGCCGCCAGAAAAGTTGCGGTCGGCGACACTTTAATATTGATCACTTATGCTTTTATGGATATTGAAGAAGCTAAAGTTTTTAAACCATCTTTAGTCTTCCCGGACGAAGCCACAAACTTGTTAAAATAA